In the genome of Nymphaea colorata isolate Beijing-Zhang1983 chromosome 9, ASM883128v2, whole genome shotgun sequence, one region contains:
- the LOC116260984 gene encoding uncharacterized protein LOC116260984 isoform X1, with amino-acid sequence MRAWKWRSPEEWKRKMEDWSIASVRKLEQTLKMAQSFIDRLYQTRFRGLSFSAPAVTSRTTEAQLVRSVLQMLQGFSSPLFYWDDRAHTFHVKNDIHVAHLSLSSLSDILSRFIHAANCLQLVEEFVKHIRMYSQMYPPTMKAFTDSVFERLKNLRKIALSEEEKSIKLDNGTKATLLALVENLKCICAGAEFLLQIVREAVPCHYLDAQYSMHASELAVHILDYLYLKLNEDCLVQDGEDAAYHTLLILFISSLQPLIHGLDDWLYEGILDDPFEELFFHANDAITIDEASFWQKGYSLRRMASRAINKDDTTSSSVKQLLFGKSGLAKSRADANDLVCPLFLQELAKPIVSAGKSLQLLRHVPGVHSYVYNKEQEFENSSFSALKSSTTGNLSQSIMDSLGTKTRGFLLLEDNELTDSGYPDNEPASQVKHMLHTKGVAGLTLSELFCISFVALVADNIHLCKYFNQEYPWSPEIARICKSFMDEENLEDNSIDKRSASTSKGKIWCKFFRETILQKEHVNKEGGKVYRVHDLSGDATLGRPSIKHLSPHNPHVGICSRLLEKNHPLWEKLSVSTFWFLPPLNDKPLREAIFGRSNDHIATDYISCHGLSKLDHNSLKDIEALYPFPTVLPCFQEGLPVMDFLPYQKNSSVVLRVLSWIQHLDVKIQLLPVVIVQECLTVYIKKQVDYVGKQILSKLMNSWRLLDELAVLRSIYLLGSGDLLQQFSTVLFDKLDEGEPWDDYFELNTMLQDSIRNSADGTLLGSPDSLTVTISKHHNEDSDESQPSLGPSLLISGNQFFGINAFDMLEFTYKVSWPLEVIANQDAMRKYNQVLAFLLKVKRAKFVLDKTRRWMWKDRSSSNVSHKHQLLPQQKLLHFVDAFHQYVMDRVLHNAWLELGEGMGSARSLDEVIEVHESYLISIQRQCFVASDKLLVLIASRIKSILGLALDFHAIQRTLRSGGAAPAIKARCEMEVDRIEKQFDDCIAFLLKVLSSKTNVGHFPHLADLVTRINYNYFYMSDDGSLLTVPGVETTASRTGQPKT; translated from the exons ATGCGCGCGTGGAAATGGCGATCGCCTGAAGAatggaagagaaaaatggag GACTGGAGCATT GCGTCGGTACGGAAGTTGGAACAGACACTTAAGATGGCGCAGAGCTTTATCGACAGGCTTTACCAAACGCGTTTCAGAGGCCTTTCTTTCTCAGCACCTGCCGTGACGTCAAGGACAACTGAGGCTCAACTG GTACGAAGTGTCCTCCAGATGCTACAAGGATTCTCAAGTCCTCTCTTTTACTGGGATGATAGAGCACATACTTTTCATGTCAAGAATGACATCCACGTTGCACACCTTTCTTTGTCAAGTTTGAGTGACATACTTAGTCGGTTCATCCATGCTGCTAACTGCTTACAACTTGTTGAAGAGTTCGTCAAGCACATTAGAATGTATTCCCAAATGTATCCACCTACCATGAAGGCCTTCACAGATTCTGTTTTTGAAAGGTTAAAG AATCTACGGAAGATTGCTTTAAGCGAGGAGGAGAAATCAATTAAGTTAGATAACGGAACTAAGGCCACACTTTTGGCATTAGTAGAAAATTTGAAGTG TATCTGTGCTGGAGCTGAATTTCTGCTGCAAATTGTCAGGGAAGCTGTTCCTTGCCACTATCTTGATGCACAATATTCTATGCATGCTAGTGAATTGGCAGTCCATATTCTCGATTATCTTTATCTGAAGTTGAATGAAGATTGTTTGGTGCAAGATGGCGAG GATGCAGCATATCACACACTGTTGATTTTGTTCATCAGCAGTTTACAGCCACTCATACACGGTCTCGATGATTGGCTTTATGAGGGAATACTTGATGACCCATTTGAAGAG TTATTTTTCCATGCAAATGATGCTATAACAATTGATGAGGCTAGTTTCTGGCAAAAGGGCTACAGTTTACGTCGAATGGCGTCTCGTGCTATTAACAAAGATGATACCACTTCCAGTTCCGTGAAACAATTACTATTTGGAAAATCTGGCCTTGCAAAATCAAGGGCTGATGCCAATGACCTTGTCTGTCCTCTTTTTCTGCAAGAGTTAGCCAAGCCAATTGTGTCAGCTGGGAAGTCACTACAGTTGTTGAGGCATGTACCTGGGGTGCATAGTTATGTCTATAACAAAGAACAGGAATTTGAGAACTCAAGTTTCTCTGCTTTGAAAAGTTCTACTACTGGTAATCTTTCACAATCTATCATGGACAGTCTGGGTACTAAAACGAGAGGTTTTTTGTTGCTGGAAGATAATGAACTCACAGACAGTGGTTACCCTGACAATGAGCCTGCGAGTCAAGTGAAGCATATGCTGCATACCAAGGGTGTTGCAGGTTTGACATTGTCTGAGTTGTTCTGTATATCTTTTGTTGCTTTGGTTGCTGATAACATTCACCTATGTAAGTACTTCAATCAAGAATATCCATGGTCTCCTGAGATAGCTAGGATATGCAAGTCTTTTATGGATGAGGAGAACCTTGAAGATAATAGCATTGACAAGAGGTCAGCTTCAACTTCCAAGGGAAAAATCTGGTGTAAATTTTTTAGAGAAACAATTTTGCAGAAGGAACATGTTAACAAAGAGGGAGGGAAGGTTTATAGAGTGCATGATCTGTCTGGCGATGCTACTCTAGGTAGACCCTCGATTAAGCATTTATCACCTCATAATCCACATGTAGGTATATGTTCTAGATTATTGGAAAAGAACCATCCTTTGTGGGAGAAATTAAGTGTATCCACTTTCTGGTTTCTCCCCCCCTTAAATGACAAGCCACTGCGAGAGGCTATTTTTGGTAGGAGCAATGACCACATAGCAACAGATTATATTTCTTGCCATGGGCTTTCCAAGTTGGACCACAACAGCCTTAAAGATATAGAAGCGTTATATCCTTTTCCAACTGTTCTTCCATGTTTTCAG GAAGGTCTCCCTGTTATGGATTTCTTGCCGTACCAAAAAAACAGCAGTGTTGTTTTAAGAGTGCTCAGCTGGATCCAACATTTGGACGTTAAGATACAGCTACTTCCTGTGGTCATAGTTCAGGAATGTCTTACAGTCTACATAAAGAAGCAG GTTGATTATGTAGGTAAGCAGATTCTGTCAAAGTTGATGAACAGCTGGAGGCTGCTGGATGAGCTTGCTGTATTACGCTCCATTTACTTGTTAGGTTCAG GGGACCTACTTCAACAGTTCTCAACTGTCCTATTTGACAAGCTAGATGAGGGTGAACCATGGGATGATTACTTTGAACTGAATACAATGTTACAG GATTCTATCAGAAACTCAGCTGATGGCACGCTTTTAGGTTCCCCAGATTCCCTAACTGTGACAATTTCAAAGCATCATAACGAAGATAGTGATGAAAGCCAGCCTAGCCTGGGTCCAAGTTTGCTTATTAGCGGCAACCAATTCTTTGGGATCAACGCCTTTGACATGCTTGAATTTACTTATAAG GTATCTTGGCCTTTGGAAGTTATTGCTAATCAAGATGCAATGAGGAAGTACAATCAG GTGTTAGCCTTCTTACTGAAGGTGAAACGTGCAAAATTTGTTCTTGATAAAACACGCCGATGGATGTGGAAG GATAGGAGCTCTTCAAATGTCAGTCACAAGCATCAGTTGTTACCTCAGCAAAAACTTCTACATTTTGTGGATGCGTTTCACCAATATGTCATGGACCGA GTTCTTCACAATGCTTGGCTCGAACTTGGGGAAGGAATGGGCTCTGCCAGATCCCTTGATGAGGTGATAGAAGTGCATGAATCATATTTAATATCTATTCAGAGGCAATGCTTTGTCGCTTCGGATAAACTG TTGGTGTTAATTGCTAGCCGTATCAAGAGCATTCTGGGATTGGCCCTCGATTTCCATGCCATACAACGCACT
- the LOC116260984 gene encoding uncharacterized protein LOC116260984 isoform X2, translating to MEEKNGGLEHCKWGVLPASVRKLEQTLKMAQSFIDRLYQTRFRGLSFSAPAVTSRTTEAQLVRSVLQMLQGFSSPLFYWDDRAHTFHVKNDIHVAHLSLSSLSDILSRFIHAANCLQLVEEFVKHIRMYSQMYPPTMKAFTDSVFERLKNLRKIALSEEEKSIKLDNGTKATLLALVENLKCICAGAEFLLQIVREAVPCHYLDAQYSMHASELAVHILDYLYLKLNEDCLVQDGEDAAYHTLLILFISSLQPLIHGLDDWLYEGILDDPFEELFFHANDAITIDEASFWQKGYSLRRMASRAINKDDTTSSSVKQLLFGKSGLAKSRADANDLVCPLFLQELAKPIVSAGKSLQLLRHVPGVHSYVYNKEQEFENSSFSALKSSTTGNLSQSIMDSLGTKTRGFLLLEDNELTDSGYPDNEPASQVKHMLHTKGVAGLTLSELFCISFVALVADNIHLCKYFNQEYPWSPEIARICKSFMDEENLEDNSIDKRSASTSKGKIWCKFFRETILQKEHVNKEGGKVYRVHDLSGDATLGRPSIKHLSPHNPHVGICSRLLEKNHPLWEKLSVSTFWFLPPLNDKPLREAIFGRSNDHIATDYISCHGLSKLDHNSLKDIEALYPFPTVLPCFQEGLPVMDFLPYQKNSSVVLRVLSWIQHLDVKIQLLPVVIVQECLTVYIKKQVDYVGKQILSKLMNSWRLLDELAVLRSIYLLGSGDLLQQFSTVLFDKLDEGEPWDDYFELNTMLQDSIRNSADGTLLGSPDSLTVTISKHHNEDSDESQPSLGPSLLISGNQFFGINAFDMLEFTYKVSWPLEVIANQDAMRKYNQVLAFLLKVKRAKFVLDKTRRWMWKDRSSSNVSHKHQLLPQQKLLHFVDAFHQYVMDRVLHNAWLELGEGMGSARSLDEVIEVHESYLISIQRQCFVASDKLLVLIASRIKSILGLALDFHAIQRTLRSGGAAPAIKARCEMEVDRIEKQFDDCIAFLLKVLSSKTNVGHFPHLADLVTRINYNYFYMSDDGSLLTVPGVETTASRTGQPKT from the exons atggaagagaaaaatggag GACTGGAGCATTGTAAGTGGGGTGTTCTTCCT GCGTCGGTACGGAAGTTGGAACAGACACTTAAGATGGCGCAGAGCTTTATCGACAGGCTTTACCAAACGCGTTTCAGAGGCCTTTCTTTCTCAGCACCTGCCGTGACGTCAAGGACAACTGAGGCTCAACTG GTACGAAGTGTCCTCCAGATGCTACAAGGATTCTCAAGTCCTCTCTTTTACTGGGATGATAGAGCACATACTTTTCATGTCAAGAATGACATCCACGTTGCACACCTTTCTTTGTCAAGTTTGAGTGACATACTTAGTCGGTTCATCCATGCTGCTAACTGCTTACAACTTGTTGAAGAGTTCGTCAAGCACATTAGAATGTATTCCCAAATGTATCCACCTACCATGAAGGCCTTCACAGATTCTGTTTTTGAAAGGTTAAAG AATCTACGGAAGATTGCTTTAAGCGAGGAGGAGAAATCAATTAAGTTAGATAACGGAACTAAGGCCACACTTTTGGCATTAGTAGAAAATTTGAAGTG TATCTGTGCTGGAGCTGAATTTCTGCTGCAAATTGTCAGGGAAGCTGTTCCTTGCCACTATCTTGATGCACAATATTCTATGCATGCTAGTGAATTGGCAGTCCATATTCTCGATTATCTTTATCTGAAGTTGAATGAAGATTGTTTGGTGCAAGATGGCGAG GATGCAGCATATCACACACTGTTGATTTTGTTCATCAGCAGTTTACAGCCACTCATACACGGTCTCGATGATTGGCTTTATGAGGGAATACTTGATGACCCATTTGAAGAG TTATTTTTCCATGCAAATGATGCTATAACAATTGATGAGGCTAGTTTCTGGCAAAAGGGCTACAGTTTACGTCGAATGGCGTCTCGTGCTATTAACAAAGATGATACCACTTCCAGTTCCGTGAAACAATTACTATTTGGAAAATCTGGCCTTGCAAAATCAAGGGCTGATGCCAATGACCTTGTCTGTCCTCTTTTTCTGCAAGAGTTAGCCAAGCCAATTGTGTCAGCTGGGAAGTCACTACAGTTGTTGAGGCATGTACCTGGGGTGCATAGTTATGTCTATAACAAAGAACAGGAATTTGAGAACTCAAGTTTCTCTGCTTTGAAAAGTTCTACTACTGGTAATCTTTCACAATCTATCATGGACAGTCTGGGTACTAAAACGAGAGGTTTTTTGTTGCTGGAAGATAATGAACTCACAGACAGTGGTTACCCTGACAATGAGCCTGCGAGTCAAGTGAAGCATATGCTGCATACCAAGGGTGTTGCAGGTTTGACATTGTCTGAGTTGTTCTGTATATCTTTTGTTGCTTTGGTTGCTGATAACATTCACCTATGTAAGTACTTCAATCAAGAATATCCATGGTCTCCTGAGATAGCTAGGATATGCAAGTCTTTTATGGATGAGGAGAACCTTGAAGATAATAGCATTGACAAGAGGTCAGCTTCAACTTCCAAGGGAAAAATCTGGTGTAAATTTTTTAGAGAAACAATTTTGCAGAAGGAACATGTTAACAAAGAGGGAGGGAAGGTTTATAGAGTGCATGATCTGTCTGGCGATGCTACTCTAGGTAGACCCTCGATTAAGCATTTATCACCTCATAATCCACATGTAGGTATATGTTCTAGATTATTGGAAAAGAACCATCCTTTGTGGGAGAAATTAAGTGTATCCACTTTCTGGTTTCTCCCCCCCTTAAATGACAAGCCACTGCGAGAGGCTATTTTTGGTAGGAGCAATGACCACATAGCAACAGATTATATTTCTTGCCATGGGCTTTCCAAGTTGGACCACAACAGCCTTAAAGATATAGAAGCGTTATATCCTTTTCCAACTGTTCTTCCATGTTTTCAG GAAGGTCTCCCTGTTATGGATTTCTTGCCGTACCAAAAAAACAGCAGTGTTGTTTTAAGAGTGCTCAGCTGGATCCAACATTTGGACGTTAAGATACAGCTACTTCCTGTGGTCATAGTTCAGGAATGTCTTACAGTCTACATAAAGAAGCAG GTTGATTATGTAGGTAAGCAGATTCTGTCAAAGTTGATGAACAGCTGGAGGCTGCTGGATGAGCTTGCTGTATTACGCTCCATTTACTTGTTAGGTTCAG GGGACCTACTTCAACAGTTCTCAACTGTCCTATTTGACAAGCTAGATGAGGGTGAACCATGGGATGATTACTTTGAACTGAATACAATGTTACAG GATTCTATCAGAAACTCAGCTGATGGCACGCTTTTAGGTTCCCCAGATTCCCTAACTGTGACAATTTCAAAGCATCATAACGAAGATAGTGATGAAAGCCAGCCTAGCCTGGGTCCAAGTTTGCTTATTAGCGGCAACCAATTCTTTGGGATCAACGCCTTTGACATGCTTGAATTTACTTATAAG GTATCTTGGCCTTTGGAAGTTATTGCTAATCAAGATGCAATGAGGAAGTACAATCAG GTGTTAGCCTTCTTACTGAAGGTGAAACGTGCAAAATTTGTTCTTGATAAAACACGCCGATGGATGTGGAAG GATAGGAGCTCTTCAAATGTCAGTCACAAGCATCAGTTGTTACCTCAGCAAAAACTTCTACATTTTGTGGATGCGTTTCACCAATATGTCATGGACCGA GTTCTTCACAATGCTTGGCTCGAACTTGGGGAAGGAATGGGCTCTGCCAGATCCCTTGATGAGGTGATAGAAGTGCATGAATCATATTTAATATCTATTCAGAGGCAATGCTTTGTCGCTTCGGATAAACTG TTGGTGTTAATTGCTAGCCGTATCAAGAGCATTCTGGGATTGGCCCTCGATTTCCATGCCATACAACGCACT
- the LOC116260984 gene encoding uncharacterized protein LOC116260984 isoform X4, which translates to MRAWKWRSPEEWKRKMEDWSIASVRKLEQTLKMAQSFIDRLYQTRFRGLSFSAPAVTSRTTEAQLVRSVLQMLQGFSSPLFYWDDRAHTFHVKNDIHVAHLSLSSLSDILSRFIHAANCLQLVEEFVKHIRMYSQMYPPTMKAFTDSVFERLKNLRKIALSEEEKSIKLDNGTKATLLALVENLKCICAGAEFLLQIVREAVPCHYLDAQYSMHASELAVHILDYLYLKLNEDCLVQDGEDAAYHTLLILFISSLQPLIHGLDDWLYEGILDDPFEELFFHANDAITIDEASFWQKGYSLRRMASRAINKDDTTSSSVKQLLFGKSGLAKSRADANDLVCPLFLQELAKPIVSAGKSLQLLRHVPGVHSYVYNKEQEFENSSFSALKSSTTGNLSQSIMDSLGTKTRGFLLLEDNELTDSGYPDNEPASQVKHMLHTKGVAGLTLSELFCISFVALVADNIHLCKYFNQEYPWSPEIARICKSFMDEENLEDNSIDKRSASTSKGKIWCKFFRETILQKEHVNKEGGKVYRVHDLSGDATLGRPSIKHLSPHNPHVGICSRLLEKNHPLWEKLSVSTFWFLPPLNDKPLREAIFGRSNDHIATDYISCHGLSKLDHNSLKDIEALYPFPTVLPCFQEGLPVMDFLPYQKNSSVVLRVLSWIQHLDVKIQLLPVVIVQECLTVYIKKQVDYVGKQILSKLMNSWRLLDELAVLRSIYLLGSGDLLQQFSTVLFDKLDEGEPWDDYFELNTMLQDSIRNSADGTLLGSPDSLTVTISKHHNEDSDESQPSLGPSLLISGNQFFGINAFDMLEFTYKVSWPLEVIANQDAMRKYNQVLAFLLKVKRAKFVLDKTRRWMWKELVAVMGRDPHLVCMDMI; encoded by the exons ATGCGCGCGTGGAAATGGCGATCGCCTGAAGAatggaagagaaaaatggag GACTGGAGCATT GCGTCGGTACGGAAGTTGGAACAGACACTTAAGATGGCGCAGAGCTTTATCGACAGGCTTTACCAAACGCGTTTCAGAGGCCTTTCTTTCTCAGCACCTGCCGTGACGTCAAGGACAACTGAGGCTCAACTG GTACGAAGTGTCCTCCAGATGCTACAAGGATTCTCAAGTCCTCTCTTTTACTGGGATGATAGAGCACATACTTTTCATGTCAAGAATGACATCCACGTTGCACACCTTTCTTTGTCAAGTTTGAGTGACATACTTAGTCGGTTCATCCATGCTGCTAACTGCTTACAACTTGTTGAAGAGTTCGTCAAGCACATTAGAATGTATTCCCAAATGTATCCACCTACCATGAAGGCCTTCACAGATTCTGTTTTTGAAAGGTTAAAG AATCTACGGAAGATTGCTTTAAGCGAGGAGGAGAAATCAATTAAGTTAGATAACGGAACTAAGGCCACACTTTTGGCATTAGTAGAAAATTTGAAGTG TATCTGTGCTGGAGCTGAATTTCTGCTGCAAATTGTCAGGGAAGCTGTTCCTTGCCACTATCTTGATGCACAATATTCTATGCATGCTAGTGAATTGGCAGTCCATATTCTCGATTATCTTTATCTGAAGTTGAATGAAGATTGTTTGGTGCAAGATGGCGAG GATGCAGCATATCACACACTGTTGATTTTGTTCATCAGCAGTTTACAGCCACTCATACACGGTCTCGATGATTGGCTTTATGAGGGAATACTTGATGACCCATTTGAAGAG TTATTTTTCCATGCAAATGATGCTATAACAATTGATGAGGCTAGTTTCTGGCAAAAGGGCTACAGTTTACGTCGAATGGCGTCTCGTGCTATTAACAAAGATGATACCACTTCCAGTTCCGTGAAACAATTACTATTTGGAAAATCTGGCCTTGCAAAATCAAGGGCTGATGCCAATGACCTTGTCTGTCCTCTTTTTCTGCAAGAGTTAGCCAAGCCAATTGTGTCAGCTGGGAAGTCACTACAGTTGTTGAGGCATGTACCTGGGGTGCATAGTTATGTCTATAACAAAGAACAGGAATTTGAGAACTCAAGTTTCTCTGCTTTGAAAAGTTCTACTACTGGTAATCTTTCACAATCTATCATGGACAGTCTGGGTACTAAAACGAGAGGTTTTTTGTTGCTGGAAGATAATGAACTCACAGACAGTGGTTACCCTGACAATGAGCCTGCGAGTCAAGTGAAGCATATGCTGCATACCAAGGGTGTTGCAGGTTTGACATTGTCTGAGTTGTTCTGTATATCTTTTGTTGCTTTGGTTGCTGATAACATTCACCTATGTAAGTACTTCAATCAAGAATATCCATGGTCTCCTGAGATAGCTAGGATATGCAAGTCTTTTATGGATGAGGAGAACCTTGAAGATAATAGCATTGACAAGAGGTCAGCTTCAACTTCCAAGGGAAAAATCTGGTGTAAATTTTTTAGAGAAACAATTTTGCAGAAGGAACATGTTAACAAAGAGGGAGGGAAGGTTTATAGAGTGCATGATCTGTCTGGCGATGCTACTCTAGGTAGACCCTCGATTAAGCATTTATCACCTCATAATCCACATGTAGGTATATGTTCTAGATTATTGGAAAAGAACCATCCTTTGTGGGAGAAATTAAGTGTATCCACTTTCTGGTTTCTCCCCCCCTTAAATGACAAGCCACTGCGAGAGGCTATTTTTGGTAGGAGCAATGACCACATAGCAACAGATTATATTTCTTGCCATGGGCTTTCCAAGTTGGACCACAACAGCCTTAAAGATATAGAAGCGTTATATCCTTTTCCAACTGTTCTTCCATGTTTTCAG GAAGGTCTCCCTGTTATGGATTTCTTGCCGTACCAAAAAAACAGCAGTGTTGTTTTAAGAGTGCTCAGCTGGATCCAACATTTGGACGTTAAGATACAGCTACTTCCTGTGGTCATAGTTCAGGAATGTCTTACAGTCTACATAAAGAAGCAG GTTGATTATGTAGGTAAGCAGATTCTGTCAAAGTTGATGAACAGCTGGAGGCTGCTGGATGAGCTTGCTGTATTACGCTCCATTTACTTGTTAGGTTCAG GGGACCTACTTCAACAGTTCTCAACTGTCCTATTTGACAAGCTAGATGAGGGTGAACCATGGGATGATTACTTTGAACTGAATACAATGTTACAG GATTCTATCAGAAACTCAGCTGATGGCACGCTTTTAGGTTCCCCAGATTCCCTAACTGTGACAATTTCAAAGCATCATAACGAAGATAGTGATGAAAGCCAGCCTAGCCTGGGTCCAAGTTTGCTTATTAGCGGCAACCAATTCTTTGGGATCAACGCCTTTGACATGCTTGAATTTACTTATAAG GTATCTTGGCCTTTGGAAGTTATTGCTAATCAAGATGCAATGAGGAAGTACAATCAG GTGTTAGCCTTCTTACTGAAGGTGAAACGTGCAAAATTTGTTCTTGATAAAACACGCCGATGGATGTGGAAG GAACTTGTTGCAGTGATGGGAAGAGATCCACACCTTGTGTGCATGGACATGATTTAG